In Aegilops tauschii subsp. strangulata cultivar AL8/78 chromosome 3, Aet v6.0, whole genome shotgun sequence, one genomic interval encodes:
- the LOC109768742 gene encoding uncharacterized protein, translating into MEACIYHEVIEVPLYTLTTQPAIEFKGRQSTALDLVFLCEKPTQLWHAGRRMKKGGGKTSGCFFCLGAPMRALSRACDLYVSCMSGCARRMPAGAVVGGRGPGGFGGPATTMHLRASSDRADDLVRAASKQRRVAPEPADIGAAEKKVHVSLAPAAVPARRKRPATMVTIAEDGPCEFRACPLKRPEQRTRGAAVGGLAARGGGFGAIKVGSEAFESRA; encoded by the coding sequence ATGGAAGCGTGTATATATCACGAGGTGATCGAGGTGCCATTGTACACTCTCACAACGCAGCCAGCCATCGAGTTCAAAGGCAGGCAATCTACAGCGCTCGATCTTGTGTTTCTCTGCGAGAAGCCAACGCAGCTCTGGCACGCAGGCAGAAGGATGAAGAAGGGTGGCGGGAAAACCAGCGGGTGCTTCTTCTGCCTCGGCGCGCCGATGCGCGCGCTGTCCAGAGCGTGCGACCTCTACGTGAGCTGCATGTCCGGATGCGCGCGCCGCATGCCAGCGGGGGCGGTCGTGGGTGGCCGCGGCCCCGGCGGCTTCGGCGGGCCGGCCACGACCATGCACCTGCGGGCGAGCTCGGACCGCGCCGATGATCTTGTCCGCGCAGCGTCGAAACAGCGCCGCGTCGCGCCCGAGCCGGCGGACATCGGGGCAGCGGAGAAGAAGGTCCACGTTAGCCTGGCGCCTGCGGCCGTCCCGGCGCGGAGGAAGCGCCCGGCGACGATGGTGACCATCGCTGAGGACGGGCCGTGCGAGTTCCGCGCCTGCCCGCTGAAACGGCCAGAGCAGAGGACTCGCGGCGCGGCGGTGGGCGGACTGGCCGCGCGCGGCGGTGGTTTTGGTGCCATCAAGGTGGGGAGCGAAGCCTTCGAGAGCCGAGCGTGA
- the LOC109768743 gene encoding uncharacterized protein produces MKKGGRKTSGCFFCLGAPMRALSRACDLYVSGMSGCARRMPAGAVVGGRGSNGFGGPATTMHMRASSDRADDLVRAASKQRRVAPEPADVGAAKKKVHLSQSPAAVPERRKRPVTMVTIAEDGPCEFGACPLKRPEQRSRGAAVGGLAARGGGFGAIKVGSKAFESRP; encoded by the coding sequence ATGAAGAAGGGTGGCAGGAAAACGAGCGGGTGCTTCTTCTGCCTCGGCGCGCCGATGCGCGCGCTGTCGAGGGCGTGCGACCTCTACGTGAGCGGCATGTCCGGATGCGCGCGCCGGATGCCGGCGGGGGCTGTCGTGGGTGGTCGCGGCTCGAACGGCTTCGGCGGGCCGGCCACGACCATGCACATGCGGGCGAGCTCGGACCGCGCGGACGACCTTGTCCGCGCCGCGTCGAAACAGCGCCGCGTCGCGCCCGAGCCGGCGGACGTCGGGGCAGCGAAGAAGAAGGTCCACCTTAGCCAGTCGCCGGCGGCCGTCCCGGAGCGCAGGAAGCGCCCGGTGACGATGGTCACCATCGCTGAGGACGGGCCGTGCGAGTTCGGCGCCTGTCCGCTGAAACGGCCAGAGCAGAGGAGTCGCGGCGCGGCGGTGGGCGGACTGGCCGCGCGCGGCGGTGGTTTTGGTGCCATCAAGGTGGGGAGCAAGGCATTCGAGAGCCGACCATGA
- the LOC109780679 gene encoding uncharacterized protein translates to MSWLARSIAATLSSAPDDDDDDHSEAASGHTSPDHAANADAEEDEQPDTPGRGVKGDISELTESLTRRFWGVASFLAPPPPAGAEAETLTAAAEAEAEGEYGPQSPRVAGIRNDLAEIGGRVRSGISMLSNANAVAEISKIASSFLPFVPEEEEEEVDAVGVTEEVVVFVRHISTSPETWLDFPLFVNDRHADDFELSDTQYEHALAIERIVPSLSYLRTELCSTNMSEACFWKIYFVLLHSKLNKENAEVLSTTQILEAREELLQSSPRMKNVASEGPGGSSESSNVPSTQAEDIEFSPSSIQDKSGIAEATSFQEPTPDPLPGAEADKHPISTSEPEIIDKSVIEEELVVKTEIKNPGDKPNLYTPEDGDDKEVEDWLEDMDHADNKTGNITSVGQDEDVSFSDLEDEDDD, encoded by the exons ATGTCGTGGCTCGCGCGCTCCATTGCGGCCACCCTCTCCTCCGCccccgacgacgacgacgacgaccacTCCGAGGCAGCCTCCGGCCACACAAGCCCGGATCACGCCGCCAACGCCGACGCCGAGGAGGACGAGCAGCCGGACACCCCCGGCCGTGGGGTCAAGGGCGACATCTCCGAGCTGACCGAGTCCCTCACCCGACGCTTCTGGGGCGTCGCCTCCTTCctcgcgccaccgccgccggccgGGGCCGAGGCCGAGACGTTGACTGCGGCGGCTGAGGCGGAGGCGGAGGGAGAGTATGGGCCCCAGTCCCCGCGAGTCGCCGGGATCCGGAACGACCTGGCTGAGATCGGGGGCAGGGTGAGGAGCGGCATCTCGATGCTGTCCAACGCCAACGCCGTGGCGGAGATCTCCAAGATCGCCTCGTCGTTCCTGCCTTTCGTgccggaggaagaggaggaggaggtggatgcGGTGGGCGTgacggaggaggtggtggtgttCGTCAGACACATCTCGACCTCTCCCGAGACGTGGCTCGATTTCCCCCTCTTCGTCAACGACCGGCACGCCGATG ATTTTGAACTGTCAGATACACAATATGAACATGCATTGGCTATAGAGCGTATAGTACCAAGCTTATCATATCTCAGAACCGAACTTTGTTCGACCAATATGAGTGAAGCATGCTTTTGGAAGATCTATTTTGTGCTTCTTCACTCAAAGCTCAACAAGGAAAATGCTGAAGTTCTTTCAACAACACAA ATTCTGGAAGCAAGAGAAGAGTTATTGCAGAGCTCCCCAAGGATGAAAAATGTAGCGTCTGAGGGTCCTGGGGGCTCATCAGAAAGCAGCAATGTTCCGTCTACCCAAGCTGAAGATATAGAGTTCTCACCCTCGAGCATCCAAGACAAGAGTGGAATTGCTGAAGCAACATCTTTCCAAGAACCAACTCCTGATCCTCTGCCAGGGGCTGAGGCTGACAAGCATCCCATTTCAACCAGCGAGCCGGAAATTATTGACAAGTCTGTAATTGAAGAAGAGCTGGTGGTGAAAACTGAAATCAAGAATCCAGGTGACAAACCCAACCTGTACACCCCGGAGgatggcgacgacaaagaagtgGAGGATTGGCTAGAGGACATGGACCATGCCGACAACAAAACAGGCAATATCACCTCGGTTGGGCAGGACGAAGACGTTTCATTCAGTGACCTGGAGGATGAGGATGATGATTAA